TTCTCCTTACTAATATATAAGCTGGCATTGCcggttctttaaaaaaataaagtctTTAGTATTATCGTGCCAATGTCGACTGCCATCTGGCACCATCCACTAATGGGCATTTGGTTTGAGGAATGTGATGTTGAATAAACCGGTCCATTTAACTCTGAACCAAAATAACTTGTTTGGTTTAAGGAATGGATGGGTTTGTCCATCACTGTGTCATTCCGCTTAAGCACATAGTATAAGTATGACGAATGTGTCATCTCAAAATCATCGGCCACCCCATTCCAACGTTAGTAGACCCCTCAGATCAAGCACCccatactattttttttaatgaaatcgGTAGAAGGACTGCTCGTTatattaattagaaaaaaatcagaCGGGCAACGAACAAAGAGTTATAACCCCGTAGTATAACCCCAAAACTTAGCCGGAGCTCAAATGTCATGGTATGAAATCGGTGAACACATGGTTTTGGCCGTGAAAAGTTCTGCCACAGTTACCACAAAAACCACGCCGTTTGTGTCACACAAGGACCATGCTGGCAGGCAAGCAGTGGTTGATCATTACACGCGGATGGCATCCATATACAAGAGTTACACAACCTTGTAATGCCTACTTGCACCTGAATCGAAGTATCGAGCACCAATCTGACATGGATTTTACACATGCGCTTGCGTCGATCTGTCTTGGTCTCGTCCCGTCCTCTGGCACTCTAGCACTTCTTGCCGACGCGGCAGTTGAGCGTGCCGGCGAACTGCGTCAGCGCTTCGACGTACTGGCCGCTCTTCGCCGCGATGAAGTCGAGGATGTCGTAGACGCGCTGGTTCTGGCCGCCCGACTGGTTGAAGAAGGCGCCGTTGAGGAAGACGTCGTCCTGCGACTTCCACACCCAGTCTCTGTACTCGTTGTACGGCGTGTACTCCCGCTTGGTCACCTCCTTGTAGTTCCTGTCATCGACGGCCCTGAACCGGTTGCCCTGGCTGATGATGGTCGGGTTCTTGTTGCCGCCGATGGCGTACATCAGCCAGTGCGTGTAGTCGTTGTTCACCACGTGGAAGAATCCGTACCGGCACCTTGGCATCCTCTGCACGAGCCCCTTCCCAaagtggttgaaggcgacggtgATCTGCATGATCTTGTCCTTGACGCTGTCGTCGCTTGCCCCGAAAAGCATCACCTGAAGATTGCCGGAGCAACAGCAACGAACTCCGTCGATCAACAATGGCGTCAACATGACAAGATGGTACAAGGGTGATTGCACAGTGTAAAGCCGTGCGTGCGTACGTGGTCGTGCTTGGTGAAGTGGCCATTGGAGATGGTGATGGCGGTGGAGCCGTCGATGACGTCGATGAGCCCGTCTGAGCAGTTGTACATGGAGACGTGGTCGATCCAGATGTTGCTGGAGCCGATGACGGAGATGCCGTCGCCGTCGCTCTGTCCGCGGAAGCCAAAGTGGTGCTTCGAGTCCCGGATGAGGCCGCCGAGGTGAGGGACCGAGTTGTGGATGTGGAGGTCGTGGATGATGATGTTGTTCACGTTCTGCAGCGTGATCTGCGCGCCGGTGATGTGCACCTGCGCACCGCGGCCGTCGATAGTCTTGTCGTTGCTGACGATGAGCTCCTGGCTGAGCTGGATGATCATGTCGCGCGCGAACGTGATCCACAGCGGCCGGTCCTGGATGACGGCGTACCGGAGCGTGCCCTTCTTGGGTATGATCATGTTCAGGAAGTCGTCGCTCGGGTCGGTCACCACGTAGATCTTGCCGGCGAGCCCGCCCGTGGCCTTGTGCCCGAAGCCCATGGCACACCTCGCCAGCCGCTTGCGGTTGTTGGCCCAGTTGCCGCGGCACCGCCAGCACTGGTCGATGGGGTTGGCCGCCACGCACGGGCCCTTGTACCTCCTCCGGAGGGATCGACGCGCCGCCGTGGACCtgcatgcgcgcgcgcgcgcgccacgCCACAGCTCACACCGTCAGCTAAAAAATTCCAAGAGTGAACGACGCGTCGTTGCATTGCAATGGGCAAGCAAGAACTCACTTCTGCACGTCGTTGTTGAAGCGGTTCATGGTGGCGATGGGGTCGCTGACGTGGGCGCCGCGGTTGTAGGAGCCTGCCTCCACGGCGCGCTTCGCCCAGTACTCCTCATCGGCGGTGACGTTGGCCGCCTGCGCTGCCGCGGCGGTGGCGAGGACGTAGAAGAGGATGGACAGGGGGCTCCTCACGACGGTGCCCGCCATTGTTGCTCACCTCAGATCGGTGGGTATACAGTACCACTGGTCCTAGTTATTGGGCCGGGAGTTGGAATAGCCCCGGGGAATGGTCGACGTGCGCCGGCTCGCCGCGGGAAGGGGCTCAGGCCGAAGAGGTTTAATTCTTCCGGTTTCTGAGCCCTCCCGGGTGAACGGACTTCAGCGAGAGGAAGGAAGGAACGAGCCGGCGCGGTGAGGTGCTCGTGGGGGCGCTCGGGGCGTCGTTCTTATAGCACGAGGAGTGGAGGCGTACGTGCGTCCCGGCGTGATCCGTGGCGCCGCGCGCGCGCGTAGCCGCTCGCCCGTTTCGGCCCGACCGGGCAGCGCAGCGCTGGCCGGGGGCGCCGCTCGTTGGGCTGTTGCATGGATGGACATGGACAGACACAAATGGAGAGCTTTTGAAATGGCTCAAGATGGCAACTAGTCTGCAGGATCCATCTGTGTAATCGTCCAAACCAGTCACAGCTACTGTGTCAAACAGAATCAAAATTCTATCTGTAGGTAGAGTCTGTCAGATTGTGGAGAGACCTGGTATTTTACTATTAGATATGTCGTgagtaattatagtatattgtGTCATATATGCTAGATTGTGTAGGAAGACCTGATATATATATGTGGGAAAAATAGTTTATATAGATGGTATGATGAGTTATTGTAGTATTATTGTTTTCCTAATTATACTCGGTAAATCACAGCAATTGAAGATCTAATGGTTATCATTAAAATCCAGAAATCAACTATTtagatttttctcttttttcatcAATTCCGAAGAAACCTTTTGTATACTTTTAGcactcaaatattaagataatagattccGAGGAATTCATGCGTTACTGCGTCGTGGCTCTCATGTGGAGTGGCACCAAATCACTCCGCCATGGTGATTAGTCGGGGGTGCAGAGCTCGAGTTGCTCAGCCAAACGCTGAGCTCAAGTGCCAGGAGCTAAGCAAGCTTGGCGTAGCTTCACTGCGATTGGATCGGAAATTCAGATTCAGTTGCACTCAACACCAAACTGAAATGCGAGTGCACCGAATGTAGCTGACAAAATCCAATGGCGTTGGACGAGCAATGAAGAATACTCGACACAAAGTGCGTACAACATGAAAGAAATCCAATTTGGGGGGTGGGAGGACGGGGCAGTCAAAAGGTACAACATGAAAGATAATCCAATTTGGAAGGTGAAAACAGAATCTAAGTGCAAAATTTTCGTATGGGTTCTCGTACAAAATAAAATACTAACAGCGAATAATTTGAACAAAAGAGGATGACTTCATGATCAAGTTTGTAAGCTATGtgaaaaggaagaaaggaagaTGAAACTCCCATACACTTTGTTGTTCACGGCGGAGGTCTGGAAGGAATTATCCAATTGTCTTAGCTTGAGAAAATTACCAGATTTCTGTCAGCACCGTAGTCTCAAAGATTGGTGGCATACCGCAAcaaagaaaatagataaaagccTTCATCCTGAATTCAAAGGGGTAGTCATTTATTTCTGTTGGAATATTTAAGAGGAAAGGAACGGAGAACTTTCCAAACCGAGCAATTATCAAAGCGCCAATTTGCTTTCTAACAAACTAAGTAGAGAAGTACTTTAATTTGTATATAATGAGTATTGACAATAGTTAATGTGCTTTAAATTTTGTTagtatgtgtttgtggatgtttgttcttgttcatgtctaagTTGGCGGTATTTGATTGCGAATTCTTATTTGTacgcagaaaaattacacacaccggaaGTTTTGATGTGAACGTCGGATGTTTTGGTGTTCacggaagttccggtgtgggCAGTTTATACTCGCTGgaccatttcttgcagagagcaatttttctgGTGAAATCGGATATCAAtgcaccgaaaggtccggtgagtgtggtggctacacgAGAGggtagcaccggagcattttcagcgTTGAAGTAGAGATAAAAGCAaaaccggatggttcggtgattgACCTTGAGAGCACCGAAGTATTTTATGTAGAGAGGACATTTTTGatgccaagtttgattatatatgccggatagtccagtgctgagattgtgaataCCAGAGAATGCACCGGATATTTtgttacagagaggttgcagaaaggtggttcggtggattgacACACACCgcattatccggtgatggatatgagatcaccgAAAGCAACTTGGTGACTTGACAGATGTAACTTGGTGATCGACGAcgagtgatcggggctaagcggttGTTTGGTGTCGGACAATCATGGAGGGTCGTGCGGAGTCAACGGTGATCTTAGTTATACACATGCAGGTCAAGAAAAGCATGAaacgaaggatgaagatggcgtgttgacaaagtcaagcaaataagatgtcgatgcaagtgacaaggcgccTCGAGGGATCgagagacttaccgacggttaagatcgtaagacggaAGACATGCGTCATCATCGGAAcgcttgcttcaggtgaaagcaagtggcgactagtcacgctttgagaagtgtgctagggtttcgcgatttggtctcaaaatcatGGGAGGATTATATCGCACCATtgtgaagcttgcgttgaggcagagctaagtcataaaggcacCATGACCgtctgatgaatggagaagaaaaaagactaaaatGCTCTCGATGATAGGTAaaaatgtactacaagagagtaatattttagaaaaaagctagaaaacttgagGGTCAATTttcttaggcctataaatagaggggatacGGCTATATAAGaggatgaaccagccatttgagctccttgtgccatccatataagagcaccgtgctagggttttagaggagaggaggacatgtgcttagcctatgtaataagtGAGAGTTTTGAAAGGAAAATTTTTGTAATCCGCTTAAAATAAGGTTGATCTCTTTaagtaataaaatttattttgtttcatatgcttaaATTCCTCTCATCCTAGTTTCTCTCTTAGTTTACTTGCCTtatgtgcaagttttttttttcttcagtgttgattttatttttattttgagctaaaattttaacatattgggatgttgttcttcttgatgttaaagacataaaattcacatacacatacatatgtgatagggtcttaaATTTCCTTACAtttagactatcatcttggagatcttctttACTCGGTGTTCATATCTTGTTCCTTGAGTGATATTTTCTTAAGATTCAACCTTTGTGTGAGGATGAGTCATGAATTGGTTTGCTGTGAAACCTAGTATTTGATTTCAATCATGAGACCCACTTTTTATTGAATCTTTTAGTTTGGTTGTTGATCTTTCTCCAAAGTTTCCAGAATTTCTATGCACGTGTAGTTTTTATGCTGTGTATTTATGTTACATTATGATGTGATTCTCTTGTAGAGGTGCGTTAGGTGTTCgaatagaaaaaaaactatcaattttacaagaaatttgttaagacaTCTATTTACCCATCTAATCACCATTCTCGATCCTATACTTTCAAAATCAACGAAAATGTTGATAAAGAAGGAGAACCTTCCTAATCTCCTAATTTATGTTGGTAGTTGGCGCCTTTTGTTGTCCTGCTGTAACTCCCTTGTAGCGCTGTCACACCCCCCACCTTTTGTTGTCCTGCTATAAGGCCATCTCTAAGGGAGACGAAATCGAACCTGTAAAATACTGTAGCCAGCAGATTTGCCGCTCGCATGCCTCGGCTGGCTCTCCAACGGAGACGGAAACAACCTCTACAGTGATACATGAGTTGGTGCATAG
The sequence above is drawn from the Phragmites australis chromosome 10, lpPhrAust1.1, whole genome shotgun sequence genome and encodes:
- the LOC133883254 gene encoding pectate lyase-like — its product is MAGTVVRSPLSILFYVLATAAAAQAANVTADEEYWAKRAVEAGSYNRGAHVSDPIATMNRFNNDVQKSTAARRSLRRRYKGPCVAANPIDQCWRCRGNWANNRKRLARCAMGFGHKATGGLAGKIYVVTDPSDDFLNMIIPKKGTLRYAVIQDRPLWITFARDMIIQLSQELIVSNDKTIDGRGAQVHITGAQITLQNVNNIIIHDLHIHNSVPHLGGLIRDSKHHFGFRGQSDGDGISVIGSSNIWIDHVSMYNCSDGLIDVIDGSTAITISNGHFTKHDHVMLFGASDDSVKDKIMQITVAFNHFGKGLVQRMPRCRYGFFHVVNNDYTHWLMYAIGGNKNPTIISQGNRFRAVDDRNYKEVTKREYTPYNEYRDWVWKSQDDVFLNGAFFNQSGGQNQRVYDILDFIAAKSGQYVEALTQFAGTLNCRVGKKC